From a region of the Coffea arabica cultivar ET-39 chromosome 3e, Coffea Arabica ET-39 HiFi, whole genome shotgun sequence genome:
- the LOC140004612 gene encoding mitotic-spindle organizing protein 1B-like, whose product MDPEAARTARESLDLVFHMSNILETGLDRHTLSILIALCEMGLNPEALAAVVKELRWEAIPSLSSSASSLSATPPAPSIP is encoded by the coding sequence ATGGACCCAGAAGCTGCAAGAACAGCACGAGAATCTCTTGACCTAGTATTCCACATGTCAAACATTCTTGAAACTGGGCTGGATCGTCATACACTTTCGATTCTCATTGCCCTTTGTGAAATGGGTCTCAACCCTGAGGCACTAGCTGCTGTTGTTAAGGAGCTCCGCTGGGAAGCCATTCCCAGTCTTTCATCGTCTGCTTCTTCTTTGTCTGCAACACCACCAGCTCCTTCCATTCCTTAG